Proteins found in one Ptychodera flava strain L36383 chromosome 16, AS_Pfla_20210202, whole genome shotgun sequence genomic segment:
- the LOC139114837 gene encoding uncharacterized protein isoform X1 encodes MIVDNMTIEGRREDERDTVEVQPRSEEFFSKRYTGDIVVAEKNGFSKFVNLAPFRCDLLVFPCDLSVTKVHRPGHFQGSVCHLRAAEDALFALSVTIKQLDFSMSDIPIDPDLDGELVQLLQDRHDEISSVYCPESENADIANSQLSSVSILTPPDASLEVTSEDDDDDDDDGSVDISEASQLASLFNDNQPVNGVDGLRDTGPNVDLDRAAVRATFEKGCGCKDECFGKLKLDVVFHHRLNMAEFTKDQRDILILAKLDENSYSGDTVRGGKRECQRFIYKFDGVKVCEKVWRYCYYVGKSKFQSNFV; translated from the exons ATGATTGTAGACAACATGACGATAGAAGGAAGGAGAGAAGATGAGAGAGACACAGTAGAAGTCCAACCAAGGAGCGAGGAGTTCTTTAGTAAAAGATACACCGGAGATATTGTTG TTGCTGAGAAAAACGGATTTTCCAAATTTGTAAACTTGGCGCCGTTCCGATGTGACCTTTTAGTTTTCCCATGTGACCTTAGCGTGACTAAAGTTCACCGCCCGGGCCATTTCCAGGGCTCAGTCTGTCACCTTCGCGCTGCCGAGGACGCATTGTTTGCTTTGTCTGTGACTATAAAACAGCTTGATTTTAGTATGTCTGACATCCCAATTGATCCTGACCTTGATGGAGAGCTAGTACAGCTACTCCAGGACAGACACGATGAAATTTCATCTGTTTACTGCCCGGAATCGGAGAACGCCGATATTGCCAACTCTCAGTTGTCAAGTGTGTCGATATTGACACCACCAGATGCCAGTCTGGAGGTTACGTCTgaagatgacgatgatgacgatgatgatggcaGTGTCGATATTTCTGAGGCAAGTCAACTAGCAAGCCTTTTTAACGACAACCAACCGGTAAACGGTGTCGATGGATTGCGAGATACTGGGCCAAATGTCGATCTTGACCGAGCTGCCGTCCGGGCGACGTTTGAGAAAGGTTGTGGCTGCAAAGACGAGTGTTTTGGGAAACTGAAACTCGACGTCGTCTTTCATCATCGACTGAATATGGCAGAGTTTACCAAAGATCAACGGGACATTCTAATCTTGGCAAAGCTTGATGAGAATTCATATTCCGGGGACACAGTTCGAGGTGGTAAGCGAGAGTGTCAACGTTTTATCTACAAGTTCGACGGCGTGAAAGTTTGTGAGAAGGTCTGGCGATACTGTTATTATGTCGGTAAGTCCAAATTCCAGTCTAATTTCGTCTGA